The proteins below are encoded in one region of Akkermansiaceae bacterium:
- a CDS encoding BatA domain-containing protein: protein MLFLNSILLLGLVGVSIPIILHLIRRQAAKPMEWGAMRFLFDTVAMRRRRIEWEDLLLMATRCLLITLIALAIARPFVPPNSSVPWVVVLPLVLLGVAALAGSVVLSRLKTRIIVRAAGVICLLLAVGAVVMERQLNLKRFRLEGGRDVALIIDASTSMTMIHGENGGSQTAFELAVEEARQIVKEAPRGTAFSVILGGPAPELKTASPLTHREDVIEVLDQLRPVGGPFRAQDALGVATLSLAQGENAGKEILVLTDGQRIGWRTDSPPAWRSLGDALDSLPKRPRLMLRHYAPPSTLRNLAVSSIELSRDVVGTDREVALLVTIENTGTEAVTPGEIELTIGDKTLEPGKIGQMVPGQQETVEFRHRFAKPGAQVMVARMDARDDIQEDDRYERAIIVRKRLPVLLVDGNPTGGFFERAAGFTALALAPTNALIQGTKSKDGYLMEPEVVAAPDIARIKEFAPQSVIVLADVPRLPAAVAQRIERHVANGGGLLILTGERADAPFYNAWEGADGPVPPVGLLGVKTEQQGISPAPETFDHPMLSLFSDEKKSDLGNSLVTIFREVDEEKSARHVVARFANGEPFITAKSYGQGRVVLATCGFDSRSGNLPARRSFVPFIHEMVTWLAGAGGLDLNVKASWSPTLYLPGGGGLQGEYFRGSKPGKRAVITRMDAAIDFDWKEGAPDRKLPSDHFVVQWTGRLLPPVSGKYEFTAKVDDRMEVEINGTRIIKANEHSNTTGNIDLEEGRAVNIKVTYWEDGGLAFATLSWTPPGGKPSIVPSSVLFPPVEESSGAELVLEETEVIDPHGATRNAHLAAGRRGRMLKIDGAAIPGIYQLKIPQAAAESMGGEAGSMIPMVVSRDIAESRLEPLTEDDRALIGKHLDVVNVRNRGDVLAVLSGKGFGEELWRLLAMAAFFLLILEIALARWISKSRRAGEDVSIDFAHRGDPNKVFMDQLNRIKETGK, encoded by the coding sequence ATGTTATTTCTCAATTCCATTTTATTGTTAGGACTGGTCGGGGTGTCGATCCCGATCATCCTGCACCTGATACGTCGTCAGGCAGCGAAGCCGATGGAGTGGGGCGCCATGCGGTTTTTGTTTGATACCGTGGCCATGCGCCGTCGTAGAATCGAGTGGGAGGACCTTCTGCTGATGGCGACACGCTGTCTGTTAATCACGCTGATTGCGTTAGCGATCGCCCGACCATTTGTTCCGCCCAACTCGTCCGTGCCATGGGTGGTCGTGCTTCCGCTCGTCCTGTTAGGCGTCGCGGCACTTGCTGGCTCGGTGGTTTTATCCCGACTGAAAACACGCATCATCGTGCGTGCCGCAGGCGTCATTTGTCTGCTCCTTGCAGTGGGTGCCGTGGTGATGGAACGCCAGCTGAACTTGAAGCGTTTCCGCCTCGAAGGGGGCCGCGATGTCGCGCTGATCATCGATGCCTCTACCTCGATGACGATGATCCATGGGGAAAATGGCGGCAGCCAAACGGCATTCGAACTCGCTGTGGAGGAAGCCCGCCAAATCGTCAAAGAAGCACCGCGCGGCACGGCATTCTCCGTTATCCTCGGCGGCCCCGCCCCCGAACTAAAAACGGCTTCCCCCCTCACCCATCGGGAGGATGTCATTGAGGTGCTCGACCAACTACGTCCCGTAGGCGGCCCGTTTCGCGCACAAGACGCCCTGGGGGTCGCCACGCTCAGCCTTGCGCAGGGCGAAAACGCAGGCAAGGAAATCCTGGTCCTCACCGATGGCCAGAGAATTGGTTGGCGCACCGACAGCCCACCCGCGTGGCGGTCACTTGGCGACGCGCTTGACTCCCTGCCTAAAAGACCCCGACTCATGCTACGCCATTATGCACCGCCAAGCACTTTGCGTAACCTCGCTGTCAGCAGTATTGAACTATCGCGAGACGTCGTCGGAACCGACCGTGAAGTCGCCTTGCTTGTCACCATCGAAAACACCGGCACCGAAGCCGTGACACCAGGTGAGATCGAGCTGACCATTGGTGACAAAACCCTCGAGCCTGGTAAAATCGGTCAGATGGTCCCAGGCCAGCAGGAAACGGTCGAGTTCAGGCACCGTTTTGCCAAGCCCGGTGCCCAGGTCATGGTCGCCCGCATGGATGCCAGGGACGACATCCAGGAGGACGACCGATATGAACGCGCCATCATTGTTAGAAAACGCCTGCCTGTGCTGCTCGTCGACGGCAACCCAACTGGAGGTTTTTTTGAACGCGCAGCAGGTTTCACCGCCCTGGCACTGGCACCGACCAATGCGCTGATCCAGGGAACAAAATCGAAGGATGGCTACCTGATGGAGCCCGAAGTCGTAGCCGCACCCGACATCGCCCGAATCAAGGAGTTCGCCCCCCAAAGTGTCATCGTTCTGGCGGATGTCCCCCGCCTGCCTGCTGCTGTGGCACAACGCATCGAACGCCACGTCGCCAATGGCGGCGGCCTCCTCATACTCACAGGTGAGCGCGCAGACGCCCCTTTTTACAATGCCTGGGAAGGAGCCGATGGCCCGGTTCCCCCGGTTGGACTACTAGGAGTAAAAACCGAGCAGCAAGGTATTTCCCCGGCTCCTGAAACATTTGACCACCCGATGCTCAGTCTGTTTTCCGATGAGAAAAAAAGCGATCTAGGCAACTCGCTGGTCACAATTTTCAGAGAGGTGGACGAAGAAAAGTCCGCCCGTCACGTCGTCGCCCGTTTCGCCAATGGCGAGCCGTTCATCACCGCCAAATCCTACGGACAAGGTCGTGTGGTGCTGGCCACCTGCGGGTTTGACAGCCGTAGTGGCAATCTCCCCGCCAGAAGGTCCTTTGTCCCCTTCATCCACGAGATGGTGACATGGCTCGCAGGTGCAGGCGGACTCGATTTGAACGTCAAAGCCAGCTGGAGTCCAACGCTCTACCTCCCCGGCGGAGGTGGCCTCCAAGGAGAGTATTTCCGCGGCTCAAAACCGGGCAAAAGAGCCGTGATCACCCGCATGGATGCTGCCATTGATTTCGACTGGAAAGAGGGTGCCCCTGATAGAAAGTTACCCTCCGATCATTTTGTTGTTCAGTGGACCGGACGATTACTCCCCCCCGTTTCCGGCAAATACGAGTTTACAGCCAAAGTCGACGACCGCATGGAGGTTGAAATCAATGGCACCCGGATCATCAAAGCCAATGAACATTCCAACACGACAGGAAACATCGATCTTGAAGAAGGCAGAGCCGTCAACATCAAGGTGACCTATTGGGAAGATGGAGGTTTGGCTTTTGCCACTCTTTCATGGACACCGCCTGGTGGAAAACCGTCCATCGTCCCGTCTTCCGTCTTGTTCCCACCTGTCGAGGAATCAAGCGGTGCCGAGCTTGTTCTCGAGGAAACTGAGGTCATCGACCCCCATGGCGCCACCCGTAATGCCCACCTTGCAGCGGGCCGACGCGGCAGGATGCTCAAAATAGACGGTGCCGCCATCCCGGGAATCTATCAGCTCAAGATTCCCCAAGCGGCCGCAGAATCAATGGGAGGTGAAGCCGGAAGCATGATCCCCATGGTGGTCAGTCGGGACATTGCCGAAAGCAGGCTCGAGCCGCTTACCGAAGATGACCGGGCGCTGATCGGGAAGCACCTGGATGTCGTTAATGTTAGAAACCGCGGGGACGTACTCGCCGTTTTAAGCGGCAAAGGGTTCGGTGAAGAACTCTGGAGGCTACTCGCAATGGCTGCCTTTTTCCTCCTCATCCTGGAAATCGCACTCGCCCGCTGGATTTCAAAATCCCGCCGCGCCGGTGAGGACGTCAGCATCGACTTTGCACATCGCGGCGACCCTAACAAGGTATTCATGGATCAACTCAACCGGATTAAGGAGACCGGGAAATGA
- a CDS encoding DUF58 domain-containing protein has translation MSLLPEETMNVLRRLEWLARKRMQGTLSGKHTSPDKGFSVEFAEHREYCPGDDPRNLDWRVMAKNDRNVIKQYIEETNLRVTIAVDVSGSMNYRGDQAAEIAGVARSKFEYARYLTAALSYLYVKQGDGVGLVTFDSKIRTQIRAASRPSQVRRILDELWDTQTGDETEVAGVLHEVAERIPKRGLVIIISDFFDDPKAMVEALHHFDFRQHELVLFHVLAEEELTFPFKDFQRFKDLEGVEPMLRIDPQAVRAAYLERLQEFVKSMEAACGNLRADYVPITTKVPLRDTLLRYFGRRMHARR, from the coding sequence ATGTCTCTTCTCCCCGAGGAGACGATGAACGTGCTTCGCCGTCTAGAATGGCTGGCGCGAAAACGCATGCAAGGCACACTGTCGGGAAAACACACCAGCCCCGACAAAGGGTTTTCGGTCGAGTTCGCTGAGCACCGCGAGTATTGCCCGGGTGATGATCCGCGCAACCTCGACTGGCGGGTGATGGCGAAAAATGACCGCAACGTCATCAAACAATACATCGAGGAAACCAACCTCCGGGTGACCATCGCGGTGGATGTCTCGGGTTCGATGAATTACCGGGGCGACCAGGCCGCCGAAATCGCTGGCGTGGCACGATCGAAGTTCGAATACGCACGCTATTTAACGGCGGCTCTTTCCTATCTTTATGTGAAGCAGGGCGACGGTGTGGGTCTGGTTACTTTTGACAGCAAGATCAGAACCCAGATCCGCGCGGCGAGCCGGCCCAGTCAGGTCAGGAGAATACTCGATGAACTCTGGGACACCCAGACCGGTGATGAAACCGAGGTCGCGGGTGTTCTGCATGAAGTCGCCGAGCGTATTCCCAAACGCGGTCTTGTGATCATCATCAGCGATTTTTTTGACGATCCGAAAGCCATGGTCGAGGCACTGCACCACTTTGATTTTCGACAGCACGAGCTGGTTCTCTTCCATGTCCTTGCAGAAGAGGAACTGACCTTCCCCTTTAAAGACTTTCAGAGATTCAAGGATCTCGAAGGGGTCGAGCCGATGTTAAGGATCGACCCGCAGGCGGTGCGTGCCGCTTACCTCGAACGGCTCCAGGAGTTTGTCAAATCCATGGAAGCCGCGTGCGGAAACCTGCGGGCCGATTATGTCCCTATTACCACCAAGGTGCCACTGCGTGATACCTTGTTACGTTATTTCGGAAGGAGAATGCATGCGCGCAGATAG
- a CDS encoding MoxR family ATPase, whose protein sequence is MNEINDKEAVEKLHAAYERMKEELSQVIVGQTDVIEQVLMAVSCRGHALLVGVPGLAKTLLVSTLSEALHLSFKRIQFTPDLMPSDITGTDVLEVDQATGRRDFRFVHGPIFANMVLADEINRTPPKTQASLLEAMQEHHVTVGEKTFPLPEPFFVLATQNPIEQEGTYPLPEAQLDRFLFNIVVDYPSEEEEREIIRRVTSPNDARVEPLMTAEEIVALQGIVRRVPVGDHVIDFAAKLARATRPKSPDAPDFVKEMVGWGAGPRAGISLISAAKAYAVLRGRFHATTGDVAAVAAPVLRHRILTTFNAEASGVTSDEIVRMLLKELAPKADLEL, encoded by the coding sequence ATGAATGAGATCAACGATAAGGAAGCCGTCGAAAAGCTACACGCCGCCTACGAGCGGATGAAGGAAGAACTTTCCCAGGTCATCGTGGGACAAACCGATGTGATTGAGCAGGTGCTGATGGCTGTTTCCTGTCGGGGCCACGCCCTTCTCGTCGGCGTGCCCGGTCTCGCAAAAACCCTTCTTGTTTCGACACTCAGTGAGGCACTGCACCTGAGCTTCAAACGGATCCAGTTCACCCCCGACCTGATGCCGTCCGATATCACCGGAACCGATGTGCTGGAAGTGGACCAGGCGACAGGTCGGCGCGACTTCCGTTTCGTGCACGGCCCCATTTTTGCCAACATGGTGCTGGCCGATGAAATCAACCGGACGCCACCCAAGACCCAGGCATCTTTGTTAGAAGCGATGCAGGAGCACCACGTCACGGTGGGCGAAAAGACATTCCCGCTACCTGAGCCGTTTTTTGTGCTGGCGACGCAAAACCCGATCGAGCAAGAGGGCACCTACCCGCTGCCCGAGGCACAGCTCGACCGGTTTCTTTTTAATATCGTCGTTGATTATCCATCCGAGGAGGAGGAGAGGGAAATCATCCGTCGCGTCACCAGTCCGAACGATGCCAGGGTCGAGCCGCTGATGACTGCGGAGGAAATTGTCGCCCTGCAAGGTATCGTCAGGCGGGTGCCGGTGGGTGACCATGTGATTGATTTTGCCGCCAAACTCGCCCGGGCAACCCGACCCAAGAGTCCGGACGCACCGGATTTTGTCAAGGAAATGGTCGGCTGGGGCGCGGGTCCACGCGCTGGCATCAGCCTGATCTCCGCAGCCAAGGCCTATGCTGTGCTCCGAGGTCGATTCCACGCCACCACCGGAGACGTTGCCGCCGTAGCCGCGCCTGTGCTACGCCACAGGATCCTAACAACATTCAACGCGGAAGCCTCCGGAGTCACCAGTGACGAGATTGTCAGGATGCTGCTCAAGGAGCTGGCACCGAAGGCGGATCTCGAGCTGTAA
- a CDS encoding excinuclease ABC subunit UvrB produces the protein MPFTLHSEYSPSGDQAPAIEKLVKSIEAGNGHQTLLGVTGSGKTFTMANIIERVGRPTLVMSHNKTLAAQLYSELKNFFPDNAVEYFVSYFDYYQPEAYIPRSDTYIEKDSAVNEEIERLRLSTMGSLITREDVIVVASVSCIYGLGSPEDYQNMMLPVKVGDELDREDFLHGLVSLMFERNDIAFSRGQFRVRGDVVEVHPAYLENTAIRVEFFGDEIERISEIDAMTGTRIDTLDSHTFFPAKQFVTDKNKLNTAIRAIKKECAERVDWFEKNNKLIEAQRIRMRTDFDIEMMQEMGFCQGIENYSRHLTGREPGARPYTLLDFFPDDYLLLMDESHVSVPQVGGMYEGDKSRKSTLVEHGFRLPSALDNRPLKFDEFMQMTHQRVYVSATPGPFEFINSRPDNKKFIPWKRGEISAAQALKQIRKNITTSGADEDIDDFDVRSAGSNLIVEQIIRPTGLLDPVITLKPLKGQIDETIDMCRDRVERGERVLVTTLTKKTAEDLAEYLQETGLKVRYIHADVGAIERVEILRSLRAAEVDVLVGINLLREGLDLPEVSLVCILDADKEGFLRNETSLIQTAGRAARHLQGECVLFCDVVTDSIQALLDITGHRRSKQIEYNEQYGITPRSVIRPVQESLSQATHYAGEADEINRAVLNEDATTYDTTQVLAELEEEMREAAAKLEFERAAHLRDQIKQLRKEK, from the coding sequence ATGCCCTTCACCCTTCACAGTGAATACTCGCCCTCCGGCGACCAGGCACCAGCGATTGAGAAGCTGGTCAAATCGATCGAGGCAGGCAACGGCCACCAGACACTGCTGGGCGTCACCGGATCGGGGAAAACATTCACCATGGCCAACATCATCGAACGCGTGGGTAGGCCGACGCTGGTGATGAGCCACAACAAAACACTCGCAGCCCAGCTCTACTCGGAGCTGAAGAATTTTTTCCCCGACAATGCGGTCGAGTACTTTGTTTCCTACTTCGATTACTATCAACCCGAAGCCTATATCCCGCGCTCGGATACCTACATCGAGAAGGACAGCGCGGTCAATGAAGAGATCGAACGACTGCGCCTCAGCACCATGGGCTCACTCATCACGCGTGAGGACGTGATCGTGGTGGCCTCCGTCTCCTGTATCTACGGCCTGGGCTCTCCCGAGGACTATCAGAATATGATGCTGCCGGTCAAAGTCGGTGACGAGCTGGATCGGGAGGATTTCCTGCACGGCCTTGTCAGCCTGATGTTCGAGCGCAACGACATCGCCTTTTCCCGTGGCCAGTTCCGCGTCCGGGGTGACGTGGTGGAAGTCCATCCCGCTTACCTTGAAAACACGGCGATCCGGGTGGAGTTCTTTGGGGATGAAATCGAGCGCATCTCCGAAATCGATGCTATGACCGGCACTCGGATCGACACGCTCGACAGCCATACCTTTTTCCCGGCCAAGCAGTTCGTTACCGATAAAAACAAACTCAACACAGCAATCCGGGCGATCAAAAAGGAATGCGCGGAACGCGTCGACTGGTTTGAAAAAAACAACAAGCTGATCGAGGCCCAACGGATCAGGATGCGCACCGATTTTGATATCGAGATGATGCAGGAAATGGGATTCTGCCAGGGAATTGAGAACTACTCGCGCCATCTGACGGGGCGCGAGCCTGGCGCCCGGCCCTACACGCTGCTCGATTTCTTCCCCGACGACTACCTGCTGCTCATGGACGAGAGCCACGTCAGTGTGCCGCAGGTCGGAGGCATGTACGAAGGCGATAAAAGCCGGAAATCCACACTGGTGGAACACGGCTTCCGACTCCCCAGTGCGCTCGACAACCGTCCGCTCAAATTCGATGAGTTCATGCAGATGACCCATCAACGGGTCTATGTCTCCGCGACTCCCGGGCCGTTTGAGTTCATCAACTCACGACCCGACAATAAAAAGTTCATCCCCTGGAAACGTGGCGAGATTTCCGCCGCGCAGGCACTCAAACAAATCCGCAAAAACATCACCACCAGCGGCGCAGATGAGGATATCGACGACTTCGATGTGCGTTCAGCCGGAAGCAATTTGATCGTCGAGCAGATCATTCGCCCCACAGGCCTGTTAGATCCTGTCATCACCCTGAAACCCCTCAAGGGGCAGATTGATGAAACCATCGACATGTGCCGGGATCGCGTCGAGCGCGGTGAACGTGTCCTGGTCACCACCCTGACCAAAAAAACCGCCGAGGACCTCGCCGAATACCTTCAGGAAACCGGACTCAAAGTCCGCTACATCCACGCCGATGTCGGTGCCATTGAACGGGTCGAAATCCTCCGCTCTCTACGCGCTGCCGAGGTTGATGTGTTAGTAGGTATCAACCTGCTCAGGGAAGGACTTGACCTGCCGGAGGTCTCACTCGTTTGCATCCTTGATGCCGACAAAGAAGGCTTCCTCCGCAACGAAACCTCCCTCATCCAGACCGCGGGCCGCGCCGCCCGTCACCTGCAAGGTGAGTGTGTCCTTTTCTGTGATGTGGTCACCGACTCGATCCAAGCCCTGCTCGACATCACCGGGCACCGCCGCAGCAAGCAGATCGAGTACAACGAACAATACGGCATCACCCCACGCAGTGTCATCCGCCCCGTGCAGGAGAGCCTCAGCCAAGCAACGCATTACGCCGGGGAAGCCGACGAGATTAACCGCGCCGTATTAAATGAGGATGCCACCACCTACGATACCACCCAGGTTCTCGCGGAGCTTGAAGAGGAAATGCGGGAGGCCGCTGCCAAGTTGGAGTTCGAACGCGCCGCCCACTTACGCGACCAGATCAAACAGCTGCGGAAAGAAAAGTAG
- a CDS encoding ACT domain-containing protein — protein MKQLTIPTNNKPGEIATVTGILAAHKINLLNIDAMEDGEHGFIMLCVEEYDEALDCLRAAGYQPVTEDAIVIRVPDEAGSLAKVAQRFAQANINLRSLHIIRRSGNINHVSLVSDNNEEAAKLVHDLLVR, from the coding sequence ATGAAACAACTCACCATTCCAACCAACAACAAACCCGGCGAGATCGCCACCGTCACGGGTATCCTGGCCGCCCACAAGATCAATCTGCTCAATATCGATGCCATGGAAGACGGCGAGCACGGGTTTATCATGCTGTGTGTGGAAGAATACGATGAAGCGCTCGACTGCCTCCGTGCCGCCGGCTACCAGCCTGTGACCGAGGACGCCATCGTCATCCGCGTGCCGGATGAAGCCGGTTCCCTCGCCAAGGTTGCCCAGCGTTTCGCCCAGGCAAACATCAATCTCCGCAGCCTTCACATCATCCGGCGCAGTGGCAACATCAATCACGTCAGCCTCGTCAGTGACAACAACGAGGAAGCCGCCAAACTCGTCCATGACCTGCTCGTGCGCTGA
- a CDS encoding histidine decarboxylase produces MEPHGSHDLLQGGVDRDRLAKSHRQLQQTARTSLGYPCNQAFDYSELMPFLEMPLNNVGDPFQTSSYQLNTLEYEREVIDTFADLTHLPRGQHWGYVTNGGTEGNMYGLYLARELFPQGMVYFSEHSHYSVAKILRLQHTPSIMIKSQENGEMDYDDLSASIRINRHLPPIIFANIGTTMTGAIDDLDQIHRILGDLAIREHYIHADAALHGLALAFIDNPPPWDFASGIDSLSISGHKWLGTPIPCGIALARSSHVKRISRAVEYVGVNDTTISGSRSAFAPLMLWYGLSKNGDTGLRKMIRKSIELGEYAVELFQKNNIPAWRNANSPIVVFPKPAAEFSRHWSLATDHHIAHIVCLPHMTKSIIDRFVHDYLSQSP; encoded by the coding sequence ATGGAACCACACGGAAGCCATGACCTGCTCCAGGGTGGGGTCGATCGTGACCGTCTTGCAAAGAGCCACCGTCAGCTCCAGCAGACGGCCCGCACCAGTCTGGGCTACCCGTGCAACCAGGCATTCGACTACTCGGAGCTCATGCCCTTCCTCGAGATGCCGCTCAACAACGTCGGTGATCCCTTCCAGACATCGAGTTACCAGCTCAACACGCTCGAGTATGAACGCGAGGTGATCGATACCTTCGCCGATCTCACCCACCTTCCCCGCGGGCAGCACTGGGGCTACGTGACCAACGGCGGCACCGAGGGGAACATGTATGGCCTCTACCTCGCCCGTGAACTCTTTCCGCAGGGTATGGTCTATTTTTCCGAACACAGCCACTACTCGGTGGCCAAGATCCTGCGCCTCCAGCACACGCCGAGCATCATGATCAAATCCCAGGAAAACGGCGAGATGGACTACGACGACCTGAGCGCATCCATCCGGATCAACCGTCACCTGCCGCCGATCATCTTTGCCAACATCGGCACCACCATGACTGGTGCCATTGACGACCTCGATCAAATCCACCGCATCCTCGGCGACCTCGCCATCCGCGAGCACTACATCCACGCCGATGCCGCCCTGCACGGCCTGGCGCTGGCATTCATCGACAACCCGCCGCCGTGGGACTTCGCCAGCGGTATCGACTCCCTCTCGATCAGCGGCCACAAATGGCTCGGCACCCCGATCCCCTGCGGCATCGCCCTGGCACGCTCCAGCCACGTCAAACGGATCTCCCGCGCCGTGGAATATGTGGGTGTAAACGACACCACCATCAGCGGCTCCCGCTCCGCCTTCGCCCCGCTCATGCTCTGGTACGGACTCAGTAAAAACGGCGACACCGGCCTGCGCAAGATGATCCGGAAAAGCATCGAACTCGGCGAGTACGCCGTGGAGCTTTTCCAAAAGAACAACATCCCCGCGTGGCGTAACGCCAACTCACCCATCGTCGTTTTCCCGAAACCCGCCGCAGAATTCTCCAGGCACTGGTCGCTCGCTACCGACCATCACATCGCGCACATCGTCTGCCTCCCCCACATGACCAAGTCTATCATCGACCGCTTTGTCCACGACTACCTTTCCCAATCGCCATGA